A single window of Corythoichthys intestinalis isolate RoL2023-P3 chromosome 21, ASM3026506v1, whole genome shotgun sequence DNA harbors:
- the LOC130909255 gene encoding NXPE family member 3-like isoform X2, with the protein MSFNVWKCIFFILAFSGLIVLLRNFTYGESWKYRILSNLQNQIQSSNLSGNLQMFYYNSPFCQHLGQSLSPVEELENQDLFNSVDWPHSKFGSRPHNLSQTSDPAHSFFTIVPSKKDKSWYVGDQLEVLVHMHDFEGQPKRYGGDLLLTRLHSPKYRAGVAGQVLDHKNGLYSAYFSLLWEGSAQVEVMMVHSSEAVAVLDQLTDKKPDRAIFVSLFRRDLNTSETTVCNICLPQHQGPLCNYTDLHSGEPWYCYKPKMLGCDTRINHAKGGYLKNVITTEEALLFQSDVNIKVHIHSSSMNTINVLPSRKENSNEKLDHVKLATSGYYYQDLWRPLLGGITMRQFDKVSSSRCLSNKLVYMYGDSTMRQWYEYLVRLVPGQKSDEARSCGSKTVFFVQQQQQQQNIEYLLFVFIQKFKNKVLSLTSVSRLIVCLASRDEGIQPAHSCQSRAPYGSREQ; encoded by the exons AGTTGGAAGTACCGAATATTGTCCAACCTTCAGAACCAGATCCAGTCATCAAACCTCTCTGGAAACCTCCAAATGTTTTACTAcaattcccccttctgtcaacaTCTGGGCCAGTCATTGTCCCCTGTGGAAGAGCTTGAAAACCAGGACTTGTTTAACTCCGTTGACTGGCCCCACTCAAAATTTGGCTCCAGACCACACAACCTGTCCCAGACAAGTGACCCAGCACACAGCTTTTTTACAATTGTGCCctccaaaaaagacaaaagttggTACGTGGGTGACCAGTTGGAAGTGCTGGTCCATATGCACGACTTCGAAGGCCAACCCAAGAGATACGGCGGCGATTTATTGTTGACTCGGTTGCATTCTCCAAAATACAGGGCTGGAGTGGCCGGGCAGGTGCTGGATCACAAAAATGGACTATATTCAGCTTATTTCTCACTGCTCTGGGAGGGCTCGGCTCAGGTGGAGGTCATGATGGTGCACTCAAGTGAAGCTGTTGCTGTGCTGGACCAGCTGACTGATAAAAAGCCCGATCGGGCGATCTTTGTCAGCCTCTTTCGTCGAGACCTTAATACTTCTGAGACGACAGTGTGCAATATTTGCCTGCCACAACACCAGGGGCCACTGTGCAACTACACAGACCTTCACTCTGGTGAGCCGTGGTACTGCTACAAGCCGAAAATGCTTGGCTGCGACACCAGAATCAACCATGCCAAGGGAGGCTACCTTAAAAACGTCATCACCACAGAGGAAGCTTTGCTCTTTCAGAG CGACGTGAACATCAAAGTTCATATCCACTCTTCTTCAATGAACACCATCAACGTACTGCCTTCGAGGAAAG AAAACAGcaatgaaaagctggaccatgtGAAGCTGGCAACATCTGGGTACTACTACCAGGACTTGTGGAGGCCATTATTAGGTGGCATCACCATGCGTCAGTTTGACAAGGTGTCCAGCTCTCGGTGCTTGAGCAACAAGTTAGTCTACATGTATGGTGACTCCACGATGCGTCAGTGGTACGAGTATCTTGTACGTTTGGTTCCAG GTCAGAAGTCAGATGAAGCCAGGTCATGTGGAAGCAAGACagttttttttgtccagcagcagcagcaacagcagAACATAGAATATcttctttttgttttcattcaaaAGTTCAAAAACAAAGTCTTGTCGTTGACGTCTGTGTCAAGACTCATCGTTTGCCTGGCTTCAAG AGATGAAGGAATTCAACCTGCACACTCCTGCCAAAGCAGGGCCCCTTATGGCAGTAGAGAGCAATAA
- the LOC130909255 gene encoding NXPE family member 3-like isoform X1, whose product MSFNVWKCIFFILAFSGLIVLLRNFTYGESWKYRILSNLQNQIQSSNLSGNLQMFYYNSPFCQHLGQSLSPVEELENQDLFNSVDWPHSKFGSRPHNLSQTSDPAHSFFTIVPSKKDKSWYVGDQLEVLVHMHDFEGQPKRYGGDLLLTRLHSPKYRAGVAGQVLDHKNGLYSAYFSLLWEGSAQVEVMMVHSSEAVAVLDQLTDKKPDRAIFVSLFRRDLNTSETTVCNICLPQHQGPLCNYTDLHSGEPWYCYKPKMLGCDTRINHAKGGYLKNVITTEEALLFQSDVNIKVHIHSSSMNTINVLPSRKENSNEKLDHVKLATSGYYYQDLWRPLLGGITMRQFDKVSSSRCLSNKLVYMYGDSTMRQWYEYLVRLVPEMKEFNLHTPAKAGPLMAVESNNNIMMHYRSHGPPILYTPVAVSELHYIANELDGLSGGPNTVVAISIWAHFTTFPMEVYIRRLRNIRKAVVRLLDRAPGTLVVVRTPNPRELGQDKSLYHSDWFSLHQNVVLRSMFKDINVLLVDAWQMCVAHHEPHNIHPPKAIVKNMVNMMLSYICRDGTRKN is encoded by the exons AGTTGGAAGTACCGAATATTGTCCAACCTTCAGAACCAGATCCAGTCATCAAACCTCTCTGGAAACCTCCAAATGTTTTACTAcaattcccccttctgtcaacaTCTGGGCCAGTCATTGTCCCCTGTGGAAGAGCTTGAAAACCAGGACTTGTTTAACTCCGTTGACTGGCCCCACTCAAAATTTGGCTCCAGACCACACAACCTGTCCCAGACAAGTGACCCAGCACACAGCTTTTTTACAATTGTGCCctccaaaaaagacaaaagttggTACGTGGGTGACCAGTTGGAAGTGCTGGTCCATATGCACGACTTCGAAGGCCAACCCAAGAGATACGGCGGCGATTTATTGTTGACTCGGTTGCATTCTCCAAAATACAGGGCTGGAGTGGCCGGGCAGGTGCTGGATCACAAAAATGGACTATATTCAGCTTATTTCTCACTGCTCTGGGAGGGCTCGGCTCAGGTGGAGGTCATGATGGTGCACTCAAGTGAAGCTGTTGCTGTGCTGGACCAGCTGACTGATAAAAAGCCCGATCGGGCGATCTTTGTCAGCCTCTTTCGTCGAGACCTTAATACTTCTGAGACGACAGTGTGCAATATTTGCCTGCCACAACACCAGGGGCCACTGTGCAACTACACAGACCTTCACTCTGGTGAGCCGTGGTACTGCTACAAGCCGAAAATGCTTGGCTGCGACACCAGAATCAACCATGCCAAGGGAGGCTACCTTAAAAACGTCATCACCACAGAGGAAGCTTTGCTCTTTCAGAG CGACGTGAACATCAAAGTTCATATCCACTCTTCTTCAATGAACACCATCAACGTACTGCCTTCGAGGAAAG AAAACAGcaatgaaaagctggaccatgtGAAGCTGGCAACATCTGGGTACTACTACCAGGACTTGTGGAGGCCATTATTAGGTGGCATCACCATGCGTCAGTTTGACAAGGTGTCCAGCTCTCGGTGCTTGAGCAACAAGTTAGTCTACATGTATGGTGACTCCACGATGCGTCAGTGGTACGAGTATCTTGTACGTTTGGTTCCAG AGATGAAGGAATTCAACCTGCACACTCCTGCCAAAGCAGGGCCCCTTATGGCAGTAGAGAGCAATAACAACATTATGATGCACTATCGCTCCCATGGGCCACCTATCTTATACACCCCTGTCGCAGTCAGCGAGTTGCATTACATCGCAAACGAGCTGGATGGCCTGAGTGGTGGTCCCAACACAGTGGTGGCAATCAGCATCTGGGCTCATTTCACCACCTTCCCCATGGAGGTGTACATACGTCGTCTCAGGAATATCCGGAAGGCTGTGGTGCGACTCTTGGACCGGGCGCCAGGAACGTTGGTGGTGGTCCGTACGCCCAACCCTAGGGAGCTGGGGCAAGACAAAAGTCTGTACCACAGCGACTGGTTTTCACTGCATCAAAACGTTGTGCTGCGCAGCATGTTCAAGGATATTAATGTATTGCTAGTGGACGCATGGCAGATGTGCGTGGCACACCACGAACCTCACAACATACACCCTCCCAAGGCTATTGTCAAGAACATGGTTAACATGATGTTGTCCTATATTTGTCGTGACGGAACAAGAAAAAATTGA
- the tbx6 gene encoding T-box transcription factor TBX6 → MLGVDVYPSLALGPQSIGDCFYRDREPAAHMPLFPSTCDGVAKTLPPARLVAPMPVLHGEPAAQAGKDDVKMDLENSSLWKQFSSVGTEMIITKKGRRMFPGIKLKVAGLNPTLRYIILLDIIPMDNSRYRFQGGGWQVVGGAEARLPDRVFIHPESPATGAHWQSRTISFHYAKLTNNTLDTQGHIILHSLHRYQPRVHVIEARDMLSWGGGQHSFVFPETQFITVTAYQNNKITELKINSNPFAKGFREEGMNSKKQRDARQKRKLVDMRETVASENCDPCDSTHSPPTASATAPEITGADLQALALASLHPLPPEPSCGFTSEETPFQDTLVPEEPLDLGQGFIASQIPDISLAINAGLQDTTGSEVTNTLIESSESLSGAAFTSTFPTCETSSSSFAPLPQPSTFSNPSDTSMDYPAILSSSPTLSIASSTNSPSLQQTAFTFPTPPPSSTSSPSYQTLKPSNHEADTSFPPCQSKDQISLLMQQDDSLSSCNNSPTEQSSEALIYPNALPSNPIPQPPPGGPPAPFAFSTAMPNLSFPNQALHLSNLTQPAQAPNLSTSFPLPASSLPFQSSSCFPSTPHPQNLNNTPSSYSSVELGAIPQFPGTGAYRSDMMLHHPSLLPQLDPPRPIPPTTPAIYPAFSSYPLRLHQDPHPSLTIPLRHLYRHQHTHAQGSFLDMSTRAIF, encoded by the exons ATGCTTGGAGTAGACGTGTACCCCAGTTTGGCTCTGGGACCTCAGAGTATCGGAGACTGCTTCTATAGAG ATCGGGAGCCAGCAGCCCACATGCCACTGTTCCCTTCCACATGTGATGGTGTAGCCAAAACCCTGCCCCCTGCAAGGCTTGTGGCGCCCATGCCCGTCCTCCACGGCGAGCCAGCGGCTCAAGCGGGAAAAGATGACGTAAAGATGGACCTGGAAAACTCTTCACTGTGGAAGCAATTCAGCTCGGTAGGAACGGAGATGATCATCACCAAAAAGGGGAG ACGGATGTTTCCCGGTATAAAACTGAAGGTGGCCGGCTTGAACCCAACATTGCGCTACATAATCCTTCTGGACATAATCCCCATGGACAACTCCCGGTATCGCTTCCAAGGAGGCGGATGGCAAGTGGTTGGCGGTGCTGAGGCAAGGCTACCGGACCGCGTGTTTATCCACCCGGAATCCCCCGCCACTGGTGCTCACTGGCAGAGCCGCACCATCTCCTTCCACTACGCCAAGCTAACCAACAACACACTGGACACACAAGGACAT ATCATTCTCCACTCGTTGCATCGCTACCAGCCCAGAGTGCATGTAATCGAGGCAAGAGACATGTTGAGTTGGGGTGGAGGGCAGCACTCCTTCGTATTCCCTGAAACCCAGTTTATCACAGTCACCGCCTACCAGAACAACAAG atcacagagctgaagaTCAACTCCAACCCATTTGCCAAAGGATTCCGTGAGGAAGGCATGAATAGCAAAAA ACAACGAGATGCAAGACAGAAGAGGAAACTAGTTGACATGAGAGAAACGGTTGCTTCAG AGAACTGCGACCCATGCGACTCTACTCATAGTCCTCCAACTGCCAGCGCCACCGCTCCCGAGATTACCGGAGCAGACCTGCAGGCCCTGGCCTTGGCATCTCTGCACCCTCTGCCTCCTGAACCCTCATGTGGATTTACCTCAGAGGAGACCCCCTTCCAGGACACTCTTGTCCCAGAGGAGCCTCTGGACCTTGGTCAGGGCTTTATAGCCTCCCAGATTCCTGACATCAGTCTCGCCATAAATGCTGGGTTACAGGACACAACTGGGAGTGAGGTCACAAATACTCTAATTGAAAG TTCTGAATCCCTAAGTGGGGCCGCCTTTACCTCGACCTTCCCCACATGTGAGACCAGCTCGTCCTCCTTCGCTCCTCTCCCTCAGCCATCCACCTTCTCAAACCCATCCGACACTTCCATGGACTACCCCGCAATCCTATCTTCCTCCCCCACTTTGTCCATCGCCTCTTCCACTAACTCACCCTCTTTGCAGCAGACCGCTTTCACCTTCCCCACTCCACCGCCATCCTCTACTTCCTCACCCTCCTATCAAACGTTAAAGCCATCCAACCACGAAGCAGACACCTCTTTCCCTCCGTGTCAGTCCAAGGACCAAATTTCCCTGCTCATGCAACAAGATGACAGCCTTTCCAGTTGCAACAATTCCCCCACTGAGCAAAGTTCTGAAGCTTTAATTTATCCGAATGCTCTCCCTTCGAATCCTATTCCCCAACCTCCACCGGGTGGTCCCCCAGCACCCTTTGCTTTCTCAACAGCTATGCCGAACCTGTCCTTTCCAAACCAAGCCCTTCACCTCTCCAATCTGACCCAGCCAGCTCAAGCCCCCAACCTGTCCACCTCCTTTCCCCTCCCAGCTTCCTCCCTTCCTTTCCAATCCTCTTCTTGCTTCCCTTCTACTCCTCACCCCCAAAATCTTAACAACACACCCTCATCGTACAGCTCCGTGGAGCTAGGCGCCATCCCGCAGTTCCCTGGCACCGGAGCCTACCGCTCAGACATGATGTTGCACCATCCCTCTCTCCTCCCCCAGCTAGACCCACCCCGTCCCATCCCACCTACTACCCCAGCCATCTATCCAGCTTTTTCCTCCTACCCGCTCCGGTTACATCAGGACCCTCACCCATCCCTTACCATCCCCCTCAGGCACCTGTACAGACACCAGCACACCCACGCCCAAGGGTCTTTCCTGGACATGAGCACAAGGGCTATATTTTag
- the prodh2 gene encoding hydroxyproline dehydrogenase, which yields MMCTRLCSSRLYLRSTRLMSTASPRMVQAATASPADKQPNLMVASLAFEDPSAFRVKTLSELFRALAVFRFCSFPVLVNNCNKLMSAARSILGKRIFSSLMRTTVYAQFVAGENEKEISESMEKMSTLGLRPMLAVPIEEDLGESTGEKRYNDNMDAMLECVRMSHSNAWSKDPMMQLKVTALLSPELCVKLTKVISKQTYDLDLLVRAMDGEDVKFPGLEESEAAHLHCSLRRLNKIAESSVNKVRVLVDAEYTYMNPALSLVTMAMMKKFNKDGAWIWYTYQCYLKETRAHLMEAIRQSQEEGFCLGVKLVRGAYMDKERKLAGKEGRPDPVQDCWEDTNENYNSLLEVMLRLVAQDPERYRIIVATHNEESVRRAARWVEDLGIDKARGSACFGQLLGMCDHVSLTLAKEGYAVYKSVPYGSVDDTLPYLVRRAQENQTVLKGIRKERDLLRQELQRRLRLRAY from the exons ATGATGTGCACTCGCCTGTGTTCCTCGCGCCTTTACCTGCGCTCCACGAGACTTATGTCTACAGCGTCCCCCAGGATGGTGCAAGCAGCTACTGCTTCTCCTGCAGACAAGCAGCCAAACCTCATGGTCGCCTCTTTGGCCTTCGAGGATCCCAGCGCATTCCGGGTAAAGACCTTAAGTGAGTTGTTTCGTGCATTGGCTGTCTTCCGATTCTGCTCCTTTCCTGTATTGGTCAACAACTGCAACAAG CTGATGTCAGCAGCCCGTAGTATCCTGGGCAAGCGCATCTTCTCCTCTCTGATGAGAACCACGGTGTACGCTCAGTTTGTGGCTGGAGAGAATGAAAAAGAGATCTCTGAATCCATGGAGAAGATGAGCACGCTGGGACTGAGGCCCATGCTGGCGGTCCCCATTGAGGAGGACCTTGGAGAGAGCACAGG AGAGAAGAGATATAACGACAACATGGACGCCATGTTGGAATGTGTACGGATGTCGCATAGCAACGCTTGGAGCAAAGATCCCATGATGCAACTCAAGGTCACGGCTCTGCTCAGCCCTGAACTCTGC GTCAAGCTCACCAAGGTCATTTCCAAACAAACATATGACTTGGACCTCCTGGTCCGAGCTATGGATGGCGAGGACGTAAAGTTTCCTGGTTTGGAGGAGAGTGAGGCAGCACACCTGCACTGTAGCCTGCGGCGACTCAATAAGATAGCCGAG TCTAGCGTAAACAAAGTGCGGGTCCTAGTTGATGCGGAATACACCTATATGAACCCCGCCCTGTCCCTTGTTACCATGGCAATGATGAAAAAGTTTAACAAAGACGGAGCCTGGATCTGGTACACATATCAGTGTTACCTAAAG GAGACAAGAGCGCACCTGATGGAGGCGATTCGTCAGTCCCAGGAAGAAGGGTTCTGTCTGGGAGTGAAGCTGGTGCGAGGAGCCTACATGGACAAAGAGAGGAAGCTAGCAGGGAAGGAGGGTCGCCCGGACCCAGTCCAAGACTGCTGGGAAGACACAAATGAAAA TTACAACAGCTTGCTGGAGGTGATGCTAAGGCTCGTTGCTCAGGACCCGGAACGCTACAGGATCATTGTCGCCACACACAATGAAGAGTCTGTGAGGCGGGCAGCCAGATG GGTTGAGGATTTGGGTATTGACAAAGCAAGAGGATCCGCATGTTTTGGTCAGCTTCTTGGGATGTGTGATCACGTGTCCCTCACTCTGG CCAAGGAGGGTTACGCAGTGTACAAGTCTGTCCCATATGGCTCTGTGGACGACACCTTGCCATATCTGGTGCGACGGGCCCAGGAGAACCAAACTGTGCTGAAGGGCATCCGCAAAGAGAGAGACCTCCTCAGACAGGAGCTCCAAAGGAGACTCAGATTGAGAGCTTACTAG